From a single Nostoc edaphicum CCNP1411 genomic region:
- a CDS encoding aldo/keto reductase produces the protein MTEGKTRRNFLITSIAVTSGIVATNALQQNTTNIATPPAMMPERLLGRTEVKLPIFGLGGAGQTPLSWEGKEGDAVAIIQRALELGIRYFDTAASYGPSEDYLGKVLPPHRSKLFLASKTDQRDRDGAWRELERSLKRLNTDYLDLWQLHHVSFSEELDTIFSPSGAIKALEEAIQQKLVRFAGITGHHDPQIIAEGLRRYPFHTTLIPVNAADKHHPRPFIPVVLPVAQEKNVGVIAMKVPAYGRLFKSGGLTGMEQALGYTMSQPGVHCCVIAAETVSQLENNVKIARAFVPLKKEELTAIALATANIWEDSTFFRAWT, from the coding sequence ATGACAGAAGGAAAAACGCGGCGTAATTTCCTAATTACCAGCATTGCTGTGACTAGCGGTATTGTGGCAACTAATGCCTTACAACAAAATACTACCAACATCGCAACACCGCCAGCAATGATGCCAGAACGGTTACTGGGACGCACGGAAGTAAAACTCCCTATCTTTGGTTTAGGAGGAGCAGGACAAACGCCGCTATCCTGGGAAGGAAAAGAAGGTGATGCTGTGGCAATTATTCAAAGAGCTTTAGAACTTGGCATTCGCTATTTTGATACAGCCGCTAGTTATGGGCCAAGTGAAGATTATTTAGGCAAAGTGCTACCACCCCATCGCTCAAAGCTGTTTCTAGCAAGCAAGACTGATCAAAGAGATCGGGATGGAGCATGGCGAGAATTAGAGCGATCGCTTAAACGTCTCAATACAGATTATCTCGATTTGTGGCAATTGCATCACGTCTCTTTTTCTGAAGAACTCGACACCATCTTTAGTCCATCTGGTGCAATTAAAGCTTTAGAAGAAGCCATACAACAAAAATTGGTGCGATTTGCAGGTATTACCGGACATCACGACCCTCAAATAATTGCCGAAGGGTTACGTCGCTATCCTTTCCACACTACACTGATTCCTGTGAATGCCGCCGACAAACACCACCCACGTCCATTTATCCCAGTAGTTCTACCAGTTGCTCAAGAAAAAAATGTCGGTGTGATTGCGATGAAAGTCCCGGCTTATGGGCGGCTGTTTAAATCAGGTGGTTTGACAGGTATGGAGCAAGCTTTAGGTTACACAATGTCTCAGCCTGGAGTTCATTGTTGTGTAATTGCCGCAGAGACAGTCTCACAATTAGAGAATAATGTCAAGATAGCGCGGGCTTTTGTGCCTCTTAAAAAGGAAGAATTAACAGCGATCGCACTGGCAACTGCTAACATCTGGGAAGATAGCACATTTTTCCGTGCTTGGACTTAG
- the nfi gene encoding deoxyribonuclease V (cleaves DNA at apurinic or apyrimidinic sites) produces the protein MKFYRDHAWPSTLEEAIVIQEKLRDQVITEDQLQEPIQYVAGVDMGFEADGTISRAAVAVLSFPDLQIIETSLAHRPTTFPYVPGFLSFREIPAVLDALEKIKTTPNIILCDGQGIAHPRRLGIASHLGLLIDIPTIGVAKSRLIGKHEELAETKGSTQPLIYNGETIGVVLRSRTGVKPLYISSGHRISLPTAIDYVLRCTPKYRLPETTRIADKLASAK, from the coding sequence ATGAAGTTTTATCGAGATCATGCTTGGCCCTCGACGCTAGAAGAAGCCATAGTTATCCAAGAAAAGCTGCGAGATCAAGTAATTACTGAGGATCAACTGCAAGAACCTATTCAGTACGTCGCTGGAGTGGATATGGGTTTTGAAGCTGATGGAACAATTAGCCGTGCAGCTGTCGCAGTACTGAGTTTTCCTGATTTGCAAATAATCGAGACAAGCCTAGCACACCGTCCTACAACCTTTCCTTATGTTCCTGGGTTCCTCTCATTTCGGGAAATTCCAGCCGTTCTCGATGCCCTGGAAAAGATTAAAACAACACCAAATATAATTCTGTGTGATGGTCAGGGAATTGCCCATCCCCGGAGATTAGGTATAGCTAGCCATTTGGGGTTACTTATAGATATACCAACAATTGGTGTAGCCAAGTCCAGGTTGATAGGTAAGCATGAGGAATTGGCAGAAACCAAAGGCAGCACGCAACCACTGATATATAACGGTGAAACCATTGGGGTAGTTTTGCGATCGCGCACAGGAGTAAAACCTCTATACATCTCCAGTGGTCATCGAATTAGTTTACCGACAGCAATTGACTATGTATTACGCTGCACGCCAAAATATCGGCTGCCAGAAACTACACGCATTGCTGATAAATTAGCGTCGGCGAAATAA
- a CDS encoding type II toxin-antitoxin system HicB family antitoxin: MKTKTLTAILHKEEDMYVAECPEVGTVDQGETIQEALANLKEATRLYLEECPLLDIDPDEMGCSTLMRINYHA, translated from the coding sequence ATGAAGACCAAAACATTAACTGCTATTCTTCACAAAGAAGAAGATATGTATGTTGCTGAATGTCCTGAAGTCGGAACAGTTGACCAAGGTGAAACAATTCAAGAAGCTCTTGCTAATCTTAAAGAAGCTACAAGGCTATATCTAGAAGAATGTCCTTTGCTTGACATTGATCCTGATGAAATGGGATGTTCGACACTAATGAGGATAAATTATCATGCTTAA
- a CDS encoding tetratricopeptide repeat protein — protein sequence MEWADFLANEAATNSLSPEQTAAFVERLKTENSGKSEAKLASELNIGAAAFKKRMAEVYDKFAKSYPELATSNSRGKLEKLRACLTNKYNGGQDVRPTIKEIHQNIPPAVPFEKFVGREAELEKLHEQLQTSWQVAIVAVAGMGGVGKTELATQYAKQHLQNYQGGVCWLSAQAIDIGSQILIFAELKFKLIAPDDWELADRLRYCWQNWQQGEVLLVFDDVTDYKTQVQPYLPPESTRFKVLLTTRLGFDRTLPQLPLGVLKPLAAMKLLKSLVDRERLKSEPWVAREICKFLGYLPLALELVGRYLDTMPDLSLEKLLKRLEKKRLEHEAIAKANPLMRYEYGVAEAFALSWEQLDEKAQSLGCWLSLYALADIPFSVEGIKDDEEQELWEKAIAELRKLHLIQWQSKGIYRLHPLIRQFFQMKLDESSNADEVKTAFVAQMVEVAKQIPQQPNREDIFNLTLHIPHLAEVATYLSQYLSDEDLIAPFTGLGWFYQGQGLYQQAEPWLQQGVKIAENRLGLEHLNIATSLNNLAALHKSTGRYSEAEPMYKQALELTKRLLGDDHPIVATSLNNLAEIYRYTGRYSEAEPLYLQVLELRQHLLGDNHLDVTNSLNNLALLYSSTKRYSEAELLFQQALKLKKHLLGDNHPDIAINLNNLAALYKSTGRYTEAESLFQQALALRRRLLGDNHPDVAASLNNLATLYQSTGRYSEAEPLHLETLELWKRLLGDNHPDVATSLNNLAGLYCSTGRFSEGEPLFEQALAICERTLGEGHPDTIMVRGNYARFLREAYR from the coding sequence ATGGAATGGGCTGATTTTCTAGCCAATGAAGCTGCTACTAATAGCTTATCCCCAGAGCAAACGGCAGCTTTTGTAGAGCGATTGAAGACTGAAAACTCAGGTAAGAGTGAGGCAAAACTTGCCAGCGAGTTGAACATTGGTGCGGCTGCTTTCAAAAAGCGGATGGCTGAGGTATATGACAAATTCGCCAAGAGTTATCCTGAATTAGCCACTTCTAATAGTCGCGGTAAGCTGGAAAAGTTACGGGCTTGTTTGACAAACAAATATAATGGCGGGCAAGATGTTCGCCCCACAATTAAAGAAATTCATCAAAATATTCCCCCTGCTGTCCCATTTGAAAAATTTGTGGGACGTGAGGCGGAACTAGAAAAACTGCACGAGCAATTACAAACATCTTGGCAAGTTGCCATTGTAGCTGTGGCGGGTATGGGTGGAGTAGGCAAAACTGAACTCGCTACTCAATACGCCAAACAGCATTTGCAGAATTATCAAGGTGGGGTTTGCTGGTTATCTGCACAAGCAATAGATATCGGAAGCCAGATTCTCATATTTGCTGAATTAAAATTTAAACTCATTGCACCGGACGATTGGGAATTAGCAGATAGGCTAAGATACTGCTGGCAAAATTGGCAACAAGGTGAAGTACTGCTGGTGTTTGATGATGTCACCGACTACAAAACACAGGTTCAGCCTTATCTACCCCCAGAATCAACCCGGTTTAAAGTATTGCTGACAACGCGCCTGGGGTTTGATAGAACTTTGCCGCAATTACCTTTGGGTGTTCTCAAACCATTGGCGGCGATGAAATTATTAAAATCGCTGGTTGATAGAGAACGGCTTAAAAGTGAACCTTGGGTTGCGAGAGAAATTTGTAAATTCTTGGGATATTTGCCTTTGGCGTTAGAGTTGGTGGGGCGATATCTGGATACAATGCCGGATTTGTCTCTGGAAAAACTGCTGAAGCGGCTAGAGAAAAAGCGACTGGAACACGAAGCAATAGCCAAGGCTAACCCATTGATGCGTTATGAATACGGCGTTGCTGAAGCTTTTGCATTGAGTTGGGAACAATTGGATGAGAAAGCACAAAGTTTAGGCTGTTGGCTGAGTTTGTATGCTTTGGCTGATATTCCTTTTTCTGTTGAGGGGATAAAAGATGACGAAGAACAAGAACTCTGGGAGAAAGCTATAGCTGAGTTGCGGAAACTGCATTTAATACAATGGCAAAGTAAAGGAATTTATCGTCTACATCCACTGATTCGGCAATTTTTTCAAATGAAGTTGGATGAGTCAAGTAATGCAGATGAGGTGAAAACTGCTTTTGTAGCGCAGATGGTAGAGGTGGCAAAGCAAATTCCTCAACAGCCTAATCGTGAAGATATTTTCAACCTCACTCTACATATCCCCCACCTTGCAGAAGTTGCAACCTACCTATCCCAATATCTCAGCGACGAGGATTTAATTGCGCCTTTCACAGGCTTAGGCTGGTTTTATCAAGGCCAAGGGCTTTATCAGCAAGCAGAACCTTGGTTGCAGCAGGGTGTAAAAATTGCTGAAAATCGCCTGGGTTTGGAACATCTCAATATTGCCACTAGCCTGAACAATCTAGCAGCACTTCATAAATCTACAGGACGCTACAGCGAAGCCGAACCCATGTATAAGCAGGCTTTAGAACTGACAAAACGCCTGCTGGGAGATGACCATCCTATTGTCGCCACTAGCTTGAACAATCTGGCAGAAATCTACCGTTATACAGGACGCTACAGCGAAGCCGAACCTCTGTATCTGCAAGTTTTAGAACTAAGACAACACCTGCTAGGAGACAACCATCTCGATGTCACCAATAGCTTGAACAATTTAGCATTACTTTACAGTTCTACAAAACGCTACAGCGAAGCCGAACTGTTGTTTCAGCAAGCTTTAAAACTAAAAAAACATCTACTGGGAGACAACCATCCTGATATTGCTATTAACCTGAACAATCTAGCTGCACTGTATAAATCTACAGGACGCTACACCGAAGCCGAATCTTTGTTTCAGCAAGCTTTGGCACTGAGAAGACGCTTACTGGGAGATAACCATCCCGATGTCGCCGCTAGCCTGAATAATCTAGCAACACTCTATCAGTCTACAGGACGCTACAGTGAAGCCGAACCCCTGCATCTAGAAACTTTAGAACTTTGGAAACGCCTGTTGGGAGACAACCATCCTGATGTTGCAACTAGCTTGAACAATCTAGCAGGACTCTACTGTTCTACGGGACGCTTCAGTGAAGGCGAACCCTTATTTGAGCAAGCTTTGGCAATTTGTGAACGTACTTTAGGTGAAGGTCATCCCGATACAATAATGGTTCGGGGAAATTATGCAAGATTTTTGAGAGAAGCATATCGCTAA
- a CDS encoding DNA cytosine methyltransferase: MKKQRAIAVDLFAGAGGMTLGFEQAGFDVLASVEIDPIHCATHEFNFPYCSVLCKSVVDTTGEEIRNRSKIGDREIDVVICGSPCQGFSLIGKRAVDDPRNSLVFHFHRLVFELKPKFFVMENVRGITVGEHKQILQSLISEFKIYGYKVEENYQILNAANYGVPQSRERLFLIGAREDVELPKYPQPITKQALPNNLNSKKKSDIPLSPTVWDAIRDLPEIEKYPELLTRDWVVAEYEKPSNYAFILRGLKCLKDDYSYKREYDLRILSSSLRTKHSAETIQRFQETQQGEREKISRFYKLHPAGVCNTLRAGTDKYRGSFTSPRPIHPITPRCITVREAARLHSYPDWFRFHVTKWHGFRQVGNSVPPLLAKAVASEIIRSLNISPFKPSFRYKLGEEKLLQFNMSQAAQYYQCD; this comes from the coding sequence ATGAAAAAACAAAGAGCGATCGCAGTTGATTTGTTTGCTGGCGCGGGCGGTATGACTCTTGGCTTTGAGCAAGCTGGTTTTGATGTACTGGCGTCTGTGGAAATCGACCCGATCCACTGTGCAACACATGAGTTTAACTTCCCTTATTGCTCAGTGTTATGTAAAAGTGTTGTGGATACAACTGGGGAAGAAATTAGGAATCGGTCTAAGATTGGCGATCGCGAAATTGATGTGGTAATTTGTGGCTCACCATGTCAAGGATTTTCTTTAATCGGTAAACGGGCTGTTGATGACCCCCGAAATTCTTTGGTATTTCACTTTCATCGGCTAGTTTTTGAGCTAAAACCGAAATTTTTTGTGATGGAAAATGTCCGGGGGATAACGGTTGGTGAACATAAACAAATCCTCCAAAGCTTAATTAGCGAATTTAAAATCTACGGCTATAAAGTAGAAGAAAACTACCAAATTCTCAACGCTGCAAATTATGGAGTACCACAGTCCCGTGAGAGATTATTTCTTATAGGTGCAAGGGAGGATGTAGAGTTACCGAAATACCCTCAACCAATTACTAAACAAGCATTACCAAATAATTTAAATTCTAAAAAAAAATCTGATATTCCATTAAGTCCTACAGTATGGGATGCAATTAGAGATTTACCTGAAATAGAAAAATATCCTGAGTTACTAACAAGAGATTGGGTTGTAGCAGAATACGAAAAACCTAGCAACTATGCTTTTATCCTTCGCGGTCTTAAATGCCTCAAGGATGATTATTCTTACAAACGTGAATATGATTTGCGAATACTTTCTTCAAGTTTAAGAACAAAGCATTCTGCGGAAACTATTCAACGTTTCCAGGAGACTCAACAAGGCGAGAGAGAAAAAATTAGTCGTTTTTATAAGCTCCATCCTGCTGGTGTCTGTAATACTTTAAGAGCCGGAACAGACAAATACAGAGGTTCTTTCACATCTCCTAGACCGATTCATCCGATTACGCCCCGCTGTATCACAGTCAGGGAAGCGGCGAGATTGCACTCTTACCCAGATTGGTTTAGATTTCATGTAACCAAATGGCACGGATTTCGGCAAGTTGGTAACTCTGTACCACCGTTACTAGCTAAGGCTGTGGCGTCAGAAATTATTCGCAGTTTGAATATTTCGCCTTTTAAGCCGAGTTTCCGATACAAGTTGGGAGAGGAGAAGCTATTACAATTTAATATGTCGCAAGCGGCACAATATTATCAGTGTGACTAA
- a CDS encoding DUF4429 domain-containing protein, with product MTQMNLLELAKQGDAQAIASLMNRQLQPKGITVKVALKDACLQVMLESAQTPNQQALVAFVRKGIVGLGAASIERVKIYGRQTGEEFPAWNQEFELVVDASSMQSSINTYSIFSNDQNQQLESPVVTHRNLQSKIASENLRDNNIYYEIEGSNGQIRLTHNRIIISRKGTTAFITQGLKGDKEIPISRITAMQFKRADALTKGYLQFSIQGGIESKGGVFAAVSDENTVMFNELEQLEFEEIKRYVNSVIDTDPLAFDELRFLELKTLRELRVKDNKEAAEKVITSEKIFWDKKKKLLLIATIVSFVFVSLAPNGSILHAFAGISLIISGVFLCMAWIKSQ from the coding sequence ATGACACAGATGAATCTTTTAGAACTTGCTAAACAGGGAGATGCACAAGCGATCGCATCTCTGATGAACCGTCAATTACAACCCAAGGGTATCACTGTAAAAGTAGCGCTCAAGGATGCTTGCTTACAGGTAATGCTAGAATCCGCCCAAACACCAAATCAGCAAGCCTTGGTTGCATTTGTCCGCAAAGGTATAGTTGGCTTAGGTGCTGCATCTATTGAGAGAGTAAAGATTTACGGACGACAAACAGGCGAGGAATTTCCAGCTTGGAACCAAGAGTTTGAGTTAGTAGTAGATGCTAGTTCAATGCAGTCCTCTATCAATACTTATTCAATTTTCTCCAATGACCAGAACCAACAGCTAGAGTCACCTGTAGTTACTCATAGAAATTTGCAATCGAAAATTGCGTCAGAAAACTTAAGAGATAATAATATATATTACGAAATTGAAGGCAGTAATGGTCAAATACGATTAACTCATAATCGTATAATTATTTCAAGGAAAGGAACAACCGCATTTATAACTCAAGGACTTAAAGGTGATAAGGAAATTCCTATTAGTCGAATTACAGCTATGCAATTTAAGCGTGCTGATGCTTTGACAAAAGGATACTTACAGTTTTCTATCCAGGGTGGGATTGAATCAAAAGGCGGAGTGTTTGCAGCTGTAAGTGATGAAAATACTGTTATGTTCAACGAGTTAGAGCAACTTGAATTTGAGGAAATAAAGAGATATGTTAATAGTGTAATAGATACTGATCCTCTTGCTTTTGATGAACTTAGATTTTTAGAGCTTAAAACACTTAGAGAATTAAGAGTTAAAGATAACAAGGAAGCAGCAGAAAAAGTAATAACGTCAGAGAAAATTTTCTGGGACAAGAAAAAAAAGCTATTACTTATAGCTACGATTGTATCTTTTGTTTTTGTTTCACTTGCACCGAATGGTTCTATTTTGCACGCTTTTGCTGGAATTTCATTAATAATAAGCGGTGTTTTTCTCTGTATGGCTTGGATTAAAAGTCAGTAA
- a CDS encoding FHA domain-containing protein, translating into MNTLTLQWHDAGQDKTQNIYEQQPSQNHGTVRIGRDPLRCDIVLSHPTVSGLHVEIFFHHQQQRFYIRNLRSQNPPLIDGRQLVQGEMPLTQGTSISLGQIKLNVTSVSTGSIPATILLPPNPPVNLGHYHHPSTPPAPPPGVYGLECPKCHKVSPGENLQIGCHWCGTSLAAAVSVLVARN; encoded by the coding sequence ATGAACACACTAACTTTACAGTGGCATGATGCTGGTCAAGATAAAACTCAGAACATTTACGAACAACAGCCAAGTCAAAATCATGGTACTGTCCGTATCGGCCGTGACCCCCTCCGGTGCGATATTGTTCTGAGTCACCCCACTGTCTCTGGTTTACACGTTGAAATATTTTTTCATCACCAGCAACAGCGCTTTTATATCAGGAATTTGCGATCGCAAAATCCCCCCCTTATCGATGGACGGCAATTAGTCCAAGGTGAAATGCCTTTAACTCAGGGCACTAGTATCTCTTTGGGACAAATAAAACTCAATGTTACTAGCGTTTCCACAGGTAGCATTCCAGCAACAATTTTGCTGCCACCCAATCCACCAGTAAATCTCGGACATTACCACCATCCATCAACACCCCCCGCACCACCGCCAGGAGTTTATGGCTTAGAATGCCCCAAATGTCATAAAGTTTCCCCAGGAGAGAATCTACAAATTGGCTGTCATTGGTGTGGGACATCTTTAGCTGCGGCAGTAAGTGTTTTAGTAGCAAGGAATTAG
- the lpxB gene encoding lipid-A-disaccharide synthase — protein sequence MRIFISTGEVSGDLQGSLLITALKRQAVVIGLELEIVALGGEKMVEAGAILLGNTSSIGSMGILEGLPYILPTLQVQRQAIASLKQNPPDLVVLIDYMSPNIGIGTYMKRQLPDVPVVYYIAPQEWAWSLSLRRTNRIVGFTDKLLAIFPQEARYFREQGAKVSWVGHPLVDRMQDAPSREAARATLGIAPEEIAIALLPASRRQELKYLLPIIFQAAQTIQAKLPEVRFWIPLSLEVYRQPIEEAIERYGLRATVVSGQQKEVFAAADLAISKSGTVNLELALLNVPQVVVYRLSALTAWIARKMLKGSISFASPPNLVVMKPIVPEFLQEEATAENIIQAAMELLLNPSRREQTLADYEEMRQSLGEIGVCDRAAQEILQMLPQSL from the coding sequence ATGCGGATTTTTATCAGCACTGGCGAAGTATCTGGCGATTTACAAGGGTCGCTACTAATTACAGCGCTGAAGCGTCAAGCTGTAGTGATTGGGTTGGAATTAGAGATTGTGGCGCTGGGTGGGGAAAAAATGGTAGAGGCTGGGGCAATTTTACTGGGTAATACTAGTAGTATTGGCTCAATGGGTATTTTAGAAGGGCTGCCTTATATTTTACCGACTCTCCAGGTGCAACGTCAGGCGATCGCTTCCTTAAAACAAAATCCACCTGATTTAGTGGTGCTGATCGATTACATGAGTCCGAATATAGGAATTGGGACTTACATGAAACGGCAGTTACCAGATGTGCCTGTGGTGTATTACATTGCTCCCCAAGAGTGGGCTTGGTCATTAAGTTTGCGTAGAACTAACCGGATTGTTGGTTTTACAGATAAGCTTTTGGCAATCTTTCCACAGGAAGCGCGTTATTTTCGTGAGCAAGGGGCAAAAGTTAGTTGGGTAGGGCATCCTTTGGTTGACCGAATGCAAGATGCTCCTAGTAGGGAAGCAGCCCGTGCAACACTGGGGATTGCACCAGAAGAAATTGCGATCGCACTCCTCCCCGCTTCTCGCCGCCAAGAACTAAAATATCTTTTACCAATTATTTTTCAAGCCGCCCAAACTATTCAAGCTAAATTACCTGAAGTTCGTTTCTGGATTCCCCTATCGCTGGAAGTCTATAGACAGCCAATTGAGGAGGCTATTGAGCGTTACGGTTTGCGGGCTACAGTTGTATCAGGTCAACAAAAGGAAGTTTTTGCTGCTGCTGATTTAGCCATTAGCAAATCTGGTACAGTCAACCTAGAACTGGCTCTGTTAAACGTGCCGCAAGTTGTAGTTTACCGCCTCAGTGCCCTGACTGCTTGGATAGCTCGTAAAATGCTCAAAGGTTCTATAAGCTTTGCATCGCCACCCAATTTAGTAGTGATGAAGCCAATTGTGCCAGAATTTTTACAAGAGGAAGCCACAGCAGAGAATATTATCCAAGCAGCGATGGAACTGCTACTCAATCCCAGTCGCAGAGAGCAAACTTTGGCAGATTATGAGGAAATGCGGCAGAGTTTGGGAGAAATTGGAGTGTGCGATCGCGCTGCTCAAGAAATTTTGCAAATGCTGCCCCAATCCCTTTAG
- a CDS encoding FHA domain-containing protein, which produces MTNDLQIQLSWDDPATGERREPRLNMPIAFGREFPRLPAELRGVRVSRMLLNSNEVSRYHALIDWEQDHLVVIDQGSVNGVYVNGQPQTRSFLANGDTLQIGPYMITVTFAASTSAPDTSPPSTIHFNANTNHPDPSLPVVQPLTPVASNFPPLAFQAQKVSVQALHATGLPVDESDYLAIGAGLGSFVWADLLRISGVRADKIVALGLEAEPYARYKRLCLNSQIPLYERLRSNSDSCPDNIWGWPSYALREAWGDLAKGQINSAFKYLWQVFAEPTFAETYTPRAGNVFDSIDREAKRIGWNQIYRYGRVRGIRKTDDGRYCIAYSRAPGNYAFLVSRYLHLATGYPAIQFLPDLQAYREKYQDFKSVVNAYEAHDHVYQQLEQHGGTVLIRGRGIVASRIVQRIYEARKRNRNIAVLHLMRSPKPQGNKFQNTQRLVKNHYEFQPFNWPKACWGGELRAMLEKATPDERKRLLADWGGTTTADRQDWQQITAQGLSEGWYQITFGEVLDVERDAQNRTITRIREQSFGEMKLLADFIVDATGLDAKVDANPLLADLVKHYNLPVNHLGRLTVANNFELVEMRSDRGQMYAAGAITLGGPYAAVDSFLGLQYAALVAVDGLSAAHAPGVHRLNTISSFRQWLKWVLNQSP; this is translated from the coding sequence ATGACAAATGACTTACAAATCCAATTGAGTTGGGACGATCCAGCGACGGGTGAACGGCGAGAACCAAGGTTGAATATGCCGATCGCTTTTGGTCGAGAATTCCCTCGTTTACCTGCTGAACTCAGGGGAGTTCGGGTTTCTAGGATGCTGCTTAACAGTAACGAAGTTTCTCGCTATCATGCCCTAATTGACTGGGAACAAGACCATCTGGTGGTGATTGACCAAGGCAGCGTTAACGGTGTGTATGTCAACGGTCAACCACAAACTCGTAGTTTTCTGGCTAATGGCGATACGTTGCAAATTGGCCCCTATATGATAACGGTGACATTTGCTGCTAGCACCTCTGCACCAGATACCAGCCCCCCTTCAACAATTCATTTCAACGCAAATACCAATCACCCAGACCCCAGTTTGCCTGTAGTCCAGCCGCTAACGCCCGTGGCAAGTAATTTCCCGCCATTGGCATTTCAGGCTCAAAAGGTTTCTGTGCAAGCACTTCATGCTACAGGATTACCAGTAGATGAATCTGATTATCTTGCGATCGGGGCGGGATTGGGTAGCTTCGTTTGGGCTGACTTGCTGCGAATTAGTGGTGTGCGTGCTGACAAAATTGTGGCTTTGGGATTAGAGGCGGAACCTTATGCCCGTTACAAACGCCTTTGCTTGAATTCGCAAATTCCCTTATATGAAAGACTGCGTTCTAATTCTGACTCTTGTCCTGATAATATTTGGGGCTGGCCTAGTTATGCCTTGCGAGAAGCTTGGGGAGACTTAGCCAAAGGACAGATAAATTCAGCATTCAAGTATTTATGGCAAGTGTTTGCTGAACCAACATTTGCAGAAACTTATACTCCCCGTGCGGGTAATGTCTTTGATTCCATAGACCGAGAGGCGAAGCGCATTGGCTGGAATCAAATTTATCGCTATGGGCGAGTTAGGGGAATTCGCAAAACTGATGATGGCAGATATTGCATAGCCTATTCTCGCGCCCCAGGAAATTATGCTTTTTTAGTTAGTCGTTATTTACATTTAGCTACTGGGTATCCAGCAATTCAGTTTCTCCCAGATTTGCAAGCTTATAGAGAAAAATATCAAGATTTTAAATCTGTAGTTAATGCTTATGAAGCCCATGATCATGTTTATCAGCAACTAGAGCAACATGGTGGTACGGTGTTGATTCGGGGGCGGGGAATTGTGGCTTCGCGGATTGTGCAGCGCATTTACGAAGCTAGAAAACGAAATCGGAATATTGCAGTTTTGCATTTAATGCGATCGCCTAAACCCCAAGGCAACAAATTTCAAAATACCCAGCGCTTAGTCAAAAATCATTACGAATTTCAACCATTTAACTGGCCGAAAGCCTGTTGGGGCGGCGAACTCCGGGCAATGTTAGAAAAAGCCACCCCCGATGAACGCAAACGTTTACTAGCAGACTGGGGTGGAACTACCACCGCCGACCGCCAAGACTGGCAGCAAATTACTGCCCAGGGGTTAAGCGAAGGCTGGTATCAAATTACCTTCGGTGAGGTTCTGGATGTAGAACGAGATGCCCAAAACCGGACTATTACCCGTATCCGAGAACAAAGCTTTGGGGAAATGAAATTGCTAGCTGATTTTATTGTTGACGCTACTGGACTGGATGCCAAGGTAGATGCCAATCCCCTATTAGCAGATTTGGTGAAACATTACAATCTCCCAGTGAATCACCTGGGGCGATTGACTGTAGCGAACAATTTTGAATTGGTAGAAATGCGTAGTGATAGAGGTCAAATGTATGCGGCTGGGGCGATTACTTTAGGTGGCCCTTATGCAGCAGTTGATAGTTTCTTGGGCTTGCAGTACGCCGCATTAGTCGCGGTTGATGGACTATCCGCTGCCCATGCGCCTGGAGTCCATCGTTTGAATACTATAAGTTCCTTTAGGCAATGGTTGAAGTGGGTGTTAAATCAGTCACCTTAG
- a CDS encoding type II toxin-antitoxin system VapC family toxin — translation MGILDAIQGTRIYLDTNIWIYAVERYPAFIQDLTELFQSIDQGNLSIVTSELSLAEVLVKPFQNQNLAQQTTYKQLINNSQNLTVIPVSRQILIEAAQLRASINIKLPDAIHATTALLA, via the coding sequence ATGGGAATTCTAGATGCCATTCAAGGCACACGGATCTACCTCGATACCAACATTTGGATCTATGCTGTAGAAAGATATCCCGCATTCATCCAAGATTTAACTGAGTTATTCCAAAGTATTGACCAAGGTAACTTGAGTATAGTAACTAGTGAATTATCACTTGCTGAAGTATTGGTAAAACCTTTCCAAAATCAGAACTTAGCTCAACAGACAACTTACAAACAACTGATTAACAATTCTCAGAATTTAACAGTGATTCCTGTCAGTCGTCAGATTTTAATTGAAGCTGCTCAACTGCGTGCCAGTATTAACATTAAATTACCAGATGCTATCCATGCAACAACAGCACTTTTGGCTTAA